Within the Streptomyces sp. R41 genome, the region GGACCGTGTGACCGGTCATCCGGCCGTAGGCGTTGAACAGCCACCACTGACCGTTGCCCTTGTTCGCCTCGACCGCCGAGTCGTTGAGGTTGCCGTCGATGTTCCAGTACGCCATGTCGGCGTCGATCTTCGACTCCTCGATGGCGGAGATCCACTGGACGATCTGTCCCGGCACGGACAAGTGGTAGTTGTGCGCGTACTCGTTGATGTTCACGGGGAGCGGGCCGATCCCCAACTCACGTTCCATCCGGCGGTACTTGGCGACGTTGGTGCGGATCGCGGCGGGGGTGGAGAGCTCGTGCCAGGTGATCACGTCCGGGAGCACGCCGTGGGCCTTGGCGAACTCCAGGAAGCCCTTGACCTCTTCGTACAGGATGCTGGTGTTGGGGCCCGCGACGCGCGCGTCCGGGTCGAGGCGCTTGATGAGCCGGACGGCGTCCTTCCAGGCGGCGAAGTAGTACCGCGGGTCGGTGCGCCAGGAGATCCCGTTGTAGCTCCATTCCTGGGTGCCGAACATGTTGCCTTCGGGCTCGTTGAACGGCACATACACCACATGGGACTTGTAGTCGCCCATCGCCAGCACCTGCCGGACCTGCTTCTCGATCAGCGTCATGAAGCCGGCGAGCCGCTCCTCGCCCGTGACACCCGGCCACTGGTAGGGGAAGCCACGGTAGATGTCGGACATGTAGACGTAGACGTCCTTGCCTCCGCAGTCGACGAAGGGCGGCAGGATGTCGAGCACGTCGGCGCCGGGGTGCTGGATGCCGTTCTGGGCCTTGGTGGAAACCGTGCGGACGTACATGCCCTCGACGACATTGCGGCTGGGCACGCCGTCGCCGTACAGGCCATAGAGAGTGCCGCTCGCGCCGCCGTGGAAGGGTCCGGTGTCGGTTCCCAGGTCGATGGTGAGCGTCACTCCGTGCCCCTCCCCCGAGGCCTCGATGTCCCTCAAGACCCCGCTCGTCCGACATTTCGTACGGCGGCCGGGGTGCCGAACCGGCCTGCTTGAACGTAGAAGTGGCGCTCACCTCATGTCAACGGTGCGTCACCGCGGCAGTCCCAGTCGGCCTTCCAACTGACCGAGCAACTCGCCCAGCAACTCGGCGAGTTCACGCTGTCGGCCACGATCGATCCCGGACAGGACCGTCGTCTCGTAGGCGAGTTGCTCAGGGAGGATGCCGTCGACGAGTTCGCGCCCCTCGTCGGTGAGCCGGACATGCGCGACCCGGCGGTCACGGGTGTCACCGCGCCGCTCGACCAGGCCACGCTCGGTCAGCTGCTTGAGCCGCTTGGTGACGGCGGCACCGGAGGAGAAGGTCTCGCGGGCGATCTCGCTGGGCGTCAGCTCGTGTCCGGTGCGCCGCAGGGTGCCGAGGACGTCGAACTCTGGCCGGGTGAGCCCGGCCCGGCGCAGCGGGGCGTCCTCGGCCTGCTGCAGGAGCGCGGCACAGCGGTTGACGCGGCCGATGACCTCCATGGGCCCGGTGTCGAGATCGGGACGCACCGTGTGCCACTGCCGCACGACGGCGGCCACGGTGTCTCCGGGCGCGGCCCGTCCGGCGGGAGCGCTCTCGGTCCCGGCCCGTCCGGTCGGGGTGGCGTCCGTCTCCGCCCGCCCGGCAGGGGCGCCCTTTGCCTCGCCCCGTCCGGCGGAGGTGCCGTCCGTCTCCGCCCGCCCATCCGCTGTCGTCATGCCTGTGCGCCCTCCACAGAGTGCAGTCCCTGCCGTCGTACCGTCGCCGCGAGCGTACGGTGTCCGACCTGCTCCGCCCGCATGACCCGCTCTTCCGGCAGGGCGCGCTGCCACCATTCGCCGGCCGCGGCGTCGGCGGTGGCGCGCAGGTCGACGACGGCGGCGGCCAGGCCCCGTCGGGCGGTCTCCAGGGCGCCGGGCTCCGGACGCCCTGCGGCCAGCGTCGCGTCGGCGTGACCGCGGGCGCGCTCCACCGCCAAGAGGGCGTGCTCGATGCGGTCGCCGGCCCGCCGGTTGGTGACGGCGATCGCGGCGACGAAGCCGACCAGCGCGCCCACGAGGGTGTCCACGACGCGGTCGGTGATCAGTTCGCCGGACTGCTGGACCCGTGCGAACTCGGTGATCAGCAGGGCCATCGGGGTGACACAGATGCTGCCCAGCCAGTAGTTGCGGCCGATCAGCGCCTCGGCACCGAAGTTGAAGGCGAGGCAGCACAGCACGAGGACCGTCTGGTTGAGGTGGGCGAGCGGGGCGACGGCCGCGAAGACCAGTACGCCGACGAGGTTGCCGACGACGCGCTGGACGCCACGGCTCCAGGTCAGGGTGACGTTGGCCTGGTAGAGCGAGGCGGCGGTGACCAGCGCCCAGTAGGGGCGGCCGACACCGAGCGCGAGCGAGACATATCCGGCCAGGGCGCAGCCGAGCGCGGTGCGCAGGGCGATGGGTGCGAGGGGGCCGAGCCGGCGCAGCAGCGGCCGTTCACCGAAGGCGAGCGCGGCCTCCACGCCGAGGAGTTCGTCGGCGGTGTCCGCGAGGTCGTCGGGACGCGGCACGGGTCCGGTGCCGCGCAGCTGCCGGGCCCATCCGCGCAGTCGCTCGGGCTCCGTGTCGGCGGGCGCGGCGAGTGCGACCTCGGCGCGCACCACGAGCCGTTCGAGTGCGCGCCGGGGCGCGGAGCGGGCTCCGGTGGACAGCAGCGACTGCCAGGCACCGTGCACGGCGGCGGCCGCGGCGGCGCGGGCACGGGCGTTCTCCGGTGTC harbors:
- a CDS encoding MarR family winged helix-turn-helix transcriptional regulator; amino-acid sequence: MTTADGRAETDGTSAGRGEAKGAPAGRAETDATPTGRAGTESAPAGRAAPGDTVAAVVRQWHTVRPDLDTGPMEVIGRVNRCAALLQQAEDAPLRRAGLTRPEFDVLGTLRRTGHELTPSEIARETFSSGAAVTKRLKQLTERGLVERRGDTRDRRVAHVRLTDEGRELVDGILPEQLAYETTVLSGIDRGRQRELAELLGELLGQLEGRLGLPR
- a CDS encoding FUSC family protein, coding for MSSATSPLPPRVQRLPLAGVLRLGRPSDIWFKPALSVVVAVAPPNLTLLALGRLDLAMYTMAGSLCALYAHNRPYAARARALAWVVLGMLGGLAVALVTASLTTDAVVLVTVGALLAAVQKALCDATRIGPPGHVVLAFISSASLFAPQTLAQVPGHLALGAAAGAWAWIVGMAPGLVRPHGPERRATAHALNAAAAYVETPENARARAAAAAAVHGAWQSLLSTGARSAPRRALERLVVRAEVALAAPADTEPERLRGWARQLRGTGPVPRPDDLADTADELLGVEAALAFGERPLLRRLGPLAPIALRTALGCALAGYVSLALGVGRPYWALVTAASLYQANVTLTWSRGVQRVVGNLVGVLVFAAVAPLAHLNQTVLVLCCLAFNFGAEALIGRNYWLGSICVTPMALLITEFARVQQSGELITDRVVDTLVGALVGFVAAIAVTNRRAGDRIEHALLAVERARGHADATLAAGRPEPGALETARRGLAAAVVDLRATADAAAGEWWQRALPEERVMRAEQVGHRTLAATVRRQGLHSVEGAQA